The following are encoded together in the Zingiber officinale cultivar Zhangliang chromosome 8A, Zo_v1.1, whole genome shotgun sequence genome:
- the LOC122011287 gene encoding anthocyanidin 3-O-glucosyltransferase 7-like, with product MDYVSTRSCTSRHVVLVAFPFGTHAAPLFALACAIADAAPAVSLSLISTQRSLASLPPAPVSLSLVPIDDGLPEAADPPASEQERISLFLSALPKSLRAAMDAAVEKARGAVATCVVSDAFIWMAGDEAAEVGAPWIALWTGGPASLFAHLRTDLIRDTIGVGDQVIARHDELLSFVPALSAHRIRDLPEGIVSGEIDSLFSRLLHRIGQNIHKAAAVLFNTVRGFDPAIDAEMELCFPNPLHLGPLHLLAPSPASRPAPDAHGCLPWLDGHATASVAYVSFGSVVTPSPEELANLAQGLEASGAAFLWSLRERARELLPRGFLDRTRERGLVVGWAPQQDVLRHPAVGVFVTHCGWNSVLEAAVSGVPMVCRPFFGDQRLNGRTVAAVWGIGVGFEEGSMTEEGAVRVLETVLKSEEGKTMRGKAGELKASAAKAMQQDGSSMLNFNTLLGFAINSLTKPHK from the exons ATGGACTACGTCAGCACTCGCTCCTGCACCTCTCGGCACGTGGTGCTCGTCGCCTTTCCCTTCGGCACCCACGCCGCCCCGCTGTTCGCCCTCGCCTGCGCCATCGCCGATGCCGCGCCTGCCGTCTCGCTGTCCCTCATCAGCACCCAGCGGTCGCTCGCGTCCCTCCCCCCGGCCCCCGTCAGCCTCTCCCTCGTCCCCATCGACGATGGGCTGCCGGAGGCGGCGGATCCTCCGGCGAGCGAGCAGGAGAGGATCTCGCTGTTCCTTTCGGCCTTGCCGAAGAGCCTGCGGGCGGCGATGGACGCGGCGGTGGAGAAGGCGAGAGGTGCGGTGGCGACCTGCGTGGTGAGCGACGCGTTCATATGGATGGCCGGAGATGAGGCGGCGGAGGTGGGGGCGCCTTGGATCGCCCTGTGGACCGGCGGGCCCGCGTCTCTGTTCGCGCATCTCCGGACCGATCTGATCCGCGACACCATCGGCGTCGGCGATCAAG TCATCGCTCGGCACGACGAGTTGCTCAGCTTCGTCCCTGCTTTATCGGCGCATCGAATCCGCGACCTCCCcgagggcatcgtctccggcgagATCGACTCCCTCTTCTCGCGCCTCCTTCACCGAATAGGCCAAAACATCCACAAGGCCGCCGCCGTCCTCTTCAACACCGTCCGCGGCTTCGACCCGGCCATCGATGCGGAGATGGAGCTCTGTTTCCCAAACCCCCTGCATCTCGGCCCCTTGCACCTCCTCGCTCCGTCTCCGGCTTCACGCCCCGCTCCTGATGCGCACGGCTGCCTCCCGTGGCTCGACGGCCACGCCACCGCCAGCGTGGCCTACGTCAGCTTCGGCTCAGTCGTAACCCCGTCGCCGGAGGAGCTTGCGAATCTGGCGCAAGGGCTGGAGGCCAGCGGCGCCGCGTTCCTCTGGTCGCTGAGGGAGCGCGCGAGGGAGCTGTTGCCGCGGGGGTTCTTGGACCGGACAAGGGAGAGGGGCCTCGTGGTGGGGTGGGCGCCGCAGCAGGACGTGCTGCGGCACCCGGCGGTGGGGGTCTTCGTGACCCACTGCGGGTGGAACTCGGTGCTGGAGGCGGCGGTATCCGGCGTGCCGATGGTCTGCCGGCCGTTCTTCGGCGACCAGAGGCTGAACGGAAGGACCGTCGCGGCAGTATGGGGTATCGGGGTGGGGTTCGAAGAAGGGTCGATGACGGAGGAAGGGGCGGTGAGGGTGCTGGAGACAGTGCTGAAGAGCGAGGAAGGAAAGACGATGAGGGGGAAGGCCGGCGAGCTGAAGGCCTCAGCGGCGAAAGCGATGCAACAGGACGGGAGCTCAATGCTTAACTTTAATACCCTTTTGGGCTTCGCAATTAATAGTTTAACCAAACCGCACAAATAA